GAACAGCACGAACGCCACGCTCTTGCCCGCGAGCACCATGCCGATCAGCATGACGCCCGTCAGCAGCATGCTCGACATCACCACCCGCTTGCGGCCCATCTTGTCCGACAGGTGTCCGCCGATCGGGCCGGCGATGAAGCCGCCGACCTGGAGCAGCGTCATGCACACGCCGACATAGAGCGGCGAGTAGTGCAGCTGGTACGCGAGATAGACCGGCAGGAAGGTGAGCAGGCCGGTCTGAGTCATCGTGCGGAACGACGAGCTGATCGATACCAGCATCAGCGAGCGGTTGCGTAGGAGCATGCCGTAGTCGCGCAGGTATTCGCGGAAGCTGTGCTTCTCGACCCTGGCGTTGATCGCGTCGGCGTCTTCGCCGCGGGCGGTCATGAACGCGCCGAGCATGATGAGGATCAGCATCGCCATGGTGATGCCCGGCACGACGTTGATCACCACGACGGTGCGCCACGTGAACCAGCCGAGCAGGGCGCCGACCACGATCGGCGCGAGCGCCTCGCCCATGTTGCCGCCCATGCCGTGGAACGAGAGCACCAGGCCTTTGCGCTGCGGATAGCGGTACGCGAGCGTGGGGATCGCCGCCGGGTGCCAGATGTTGTTGCCGATGCCGACCAGCGTGACGCACACCAGCAACATCCAGAAGTTGTGCGTGACGCTCATGAGCGCGTACGGCACGCCGACCCAGAAGAGCGACGCGGCCAGCAGGTAGCCCTTCTGCCCGACCGTGTCGACGATCATGCCGCCGGGCAGATTCGAGATCGCGCCGGCGAGATGCTGGATCGTCATGATGACGCCGATCTCGGTATAGGTCAGGCCGAGCTCCTTGCCGATCAGCGGCAGCAGCAGATAGAACGTCGCCGTATACCAGTGCGTGAGCCCGTGCCCGGCCGCGATGAGCCAGACTTCCTTGAAGCTGCGAGGCGAAGACGCTGTTGCGGCGGCGGTGCTCATGGCGGGCTCGGGCGCGTCGTTGTCGGAATGCGCCGGATGATAGCATTCAAGGCTTTCGCCGTTCACGGCTCACGGTTCACGGTTTTCCACCCATGCGCACCGATCTCGAACGCTTCTTCAACCCCCGCTCGATCGCCGTCATCGGCGCTTCGCCGAACTTCGTCACGATACAGGGCCAGCCGCTCAAGCACCTGCAGTCGCACGGCTACGCCGGCACGCTGTATCCGGTCAATCCGCG
The sequence above is drawn from the Burkholderiales bacterium genome and encodes:
- a CDS encoding MFS transporter gives rise to the protein MSTAAATASSPRSFKEVWLIAAGHGLTHWYTATFYLLLPLIGKELGLTYTEIGVIMTIQHLAGAISNLPGGMIVDTVGQKGYLLAASLFWVGVPYALMSVTHNFWMLLVCVTLVGIGNNIWHPAAIPTLAYRYPQRKGLVLSFHGMGGNMGEALAPIVVGALLGWFTWRTVVVINVVPGITMAMLILIMLGAFMTARGEDADAINARVEKHSFREYLRDYGMLLRNRSLMLVSISSSFRTMTQTGLLTFLPVYLAYQLHYSPLYVGVCMTLLQVGGFIAGPIGGHLSDKMGRKRVVMSSMLLTGVMLIGMVLAGKSVAFVLFVALVGFFLYAMRAVLQAWAVECTPKKLAGAGVGIQFAVTSFGGSVSPFLFGMIADATDVYVGFYFLAGTIILANLLVVFMPDTSVKPAVASA